Proteins co-encoded in one Lucilia cuprina isolate Lc7/37 chromosome X, ASM2204524v1, whole genome shotgun sequence genomic window:
- the LOC111684173 gene encoding uncharacterized protein LOC111684173: MDILDNFEPKPKRVCLNPPRKWSVAEEKSLLEFLVENRDFEKPTAQVYYKRFAEQKNVCVEWKQVRSKVRNMRVSYNKAKAWEGSTGAGSMEGETVKATLLKMCCYYDELDDIFGSKIIETAVIEESLDEESDGSFLNSTEIYVDDTTTASDSSLPET, from the exons ATGGATATTCTAGATAATTTTGag ccTAAACCAAAACGTGTTTGTTTAAATCCGCCAAGAAAGTGGTCTGTGGCCGAAGAAAAGAGTTTATTGGAATTTCTCGTGGAAAATAGGGACTTTGAG aaaCCAACAGCCCAGGTTTATTATAAGCGCTTCGCAGAGCAAAAGAACGTGTGCGTGGAATGGAAACAAGTGAGATCCAAAGTTAGGAATATGCGGGTGTCTTATAATAAAGCAAAAGCATGGGAAGGTTCGACTGGAGCGGGAAGCATGGAAGGTGAAACAGTAAAAG caacTTTATTGAAAATGTGCTGTTATTATGATGAGCTGGATGATATATTTGGTTCCAAAATTATTGAAACAGCAGTAATAGAAGAAAGTTTAGATGAAGAATCTGATGGAAGTTTTCTAAATTCCACAGAAATATATGTGGACGACACCACCACTGCATCAGATAGCTCCTTACCAGAGACTTAG